In one Polaribacter sp. ALD11 genomic region, the following are encoded:
- a CDS encoding ABC transporter ATP-binding protein, with protein sequence MIVCKNIHKYYGDVEVLKGVDLHIKKGEIVAVVGPSGAGKTTLLQILGTLDKPLSAQNFELSLNSISLKNLSDKELSSFRNKHIGFIFQFHQLLPEFTALENVCIPAYIGKKTKKETEQKAKEILDFLGLSHRINHKPNELSGGEQQRVAVARALINNPSVILADEPSGNLDSESAKNLHELFFKLRDEFGQTFVLVTHNEELAEMADRKLTMKDGKII encoded by the coding sequence ATGATTGTTTGTAAAAATATTCACAAATATTATGGTGATGTAGAGGTTTTAAAAGGTGTAGATTTACACATCAAAAAAGGAGAAATTGTTGCCGTTGTTGGTCCTTCTGGAGCAGGAAAAACAACATTACTACAAATATTAGGTACTTTAGACAAACCTTTATCTGCCCAAAATTTTGAACTTTCTTTAAACAGTATTTCTCTTAAAAACCTATCAGACAAAGAATTGTCTTCTTTTAGAAATAAACATATCGGTTTTATTTTTCAATTTCATCAATTATTACCCGAATTTACAGCATTAGAGAATGTTTGTATTCCAGCTTATATTGGAAAAAAAACGAAGAAAGAAACAGAACAAAAAGCCAAAGAAATTTTAGATTTCTTAGGTTTATCTCATAGAATAAACCACAAACCGAATGAACTTTCTGGTGGAGAACAACAGCGTGTTGCCGTTGCTAGAGCGTTAATAAATAATCCTTCAGTAATTTTAGCTGATGAACCTAGTGGTAATTTAGATAGCGAATCTGCTAAAAATTTACATGAGTTATTCTTTAAACTTCGTGATGAATTTGGACAAACTTTTGTTTTAGTAACCCATAATGAAGAACTAGCAGAAATGGCAGACAGAAAATTAACCATGAAAGATGGTAAAATAATTTAA
- a CDS encoding DUF5916 domain-containing protein — protein MFKRILVLQLVLFCTFRIYAQTNENRKKTTTTRVSIAPKIDGLLNDSAWKNAEILTDFVILRPDNGKLVSSEYQTAVKVIYDNNAVYISAKMRDPDPLNIPQEFAVRDNFGQADFFSVTINPNDDGQNPFQFIVQSTGNQADAKVSNGNEDFNWSAVWESATIITDKGWNVEIKLPYRAIRFANRPVQSWGFNFHRRLEKLNEQHTWTFIDNSVGRWTQYDGLIEGFNNITPPTRLNLYPYASATSVSFDGKTKFDYSVGMDLKYGLTDNFTLDATLIPDFSQVGFDNVELNLGPFEQQFSEQRQFFTEGTELFNKGQLFYSRRIGGSPIDQFNISSNLIKQDNFDGNGSRIHEEIIDYPRKVTMLNAVKISGRTKSGLGIGFFNAITENTEATIKTTTEQMNGGKTTETITTRKEVISPFTNYNIMVLDQQFNQNSTVTLINTNVTRDGRFRDANVSALDWHLETKDSKYNVDGSFKMSAISDDINNPNTGYTFDTSFGKNSGHWNWELGYNFENKDFNPNDLGILFSNDQQSIYGSAGWRTLHPTTKFNRYSFNFYNQANFQHFSGIFTGYEAGLNASAQTKQRFTFGGNLNYGSENRDYFEPRQGSTSGIYFKRPEKLNVGGWISTNSQKKLEINADAYFTGHSNHSQESYGFEVTPRYRFTNQFSLQYSLNYNKTDNDQGYVSEDANNVIFGQRDRKSYTNTISGKYNFSTNSSLSLSFRHYWSDVAYNGYYNLNADGSLSKKANYNGKDVNFNSWNLDLNYFWQFAPGSQLIVFYRNSIFDANNKSGLDFYKNLENLFNQPNQHTLSLRFVYFIDYNALKSIF, from the coding sequence AAGACCAGATAATGGAAAGTTGGTTTCTTCAGAGTATCAAACTGCTGTTAAAGTTATTTATGATAACAATGCCGTATATATTTCTGCTAAAATGCGAGATCCAGATCCTCTTAATATTCCACAAGAATTTGCTGTGAGAGATAATTTTGGTCAAGCAGATTTCTTTTCGGTAACTATTAACCCTAATGATGATGGTCAAAATCCTTTTCAATTCATTGTGCAAAGCACAGGAAACCAAGCGGACGCTAAAGTATCTAATGGTAATGAAGATTTTAATTGGAGTGCTGTTTGGGAAAGTGCTACTATAATTACAGACAAAGGTTGGAATGTAGAAATTAAATTACCTTACAGAGCAATTCGTTTTGCAAATAGACCTGTACAGTCTTGGGGTTTTAATTTTCATAGACGTTTAGAAAAATTAAATGAACAACATACTTGGACTTTTATTGATAATTCTGTTGGAAGATGGACACAATATGATGGTTTAATAGAAGGTTTTAATAATATTACACCACCAACAAGATTAAATTTATACCCTTACGCTTCTGCAACATCTGTTTCTTTTGATGGAAAAACAAAGTTTGACTACAGTGTGGGGATGGATCTAAAATATGGTTTAACAGATAATTTTACTTTAGATGCCACTTTAATACCAGATTTTAGTCAGGTTGGTTTCGACAATGTAGAACTAAATTTAGGTCCATTTGAACAACAATTCTCTGAACAACGTCAATTTTTCACAGAAGGAACAGAGCTATTTAACAAAGGACAATTATTTTATTCTAGAAGAATAGGAGGCTCTCCAATAGATCAATTTAACATTTCATCTAACTTAATAAAGCAAGATAATTTTGATGGAAATGGATCAAGAATTCATGAGGAAATTATAGATTACCCTAGAAAAGTAACGATGCTAAATGCTGTAAAAATATCTGGTAGAACAAAAAGTGGTTTGGGAATTGGTTTTTTTAATGCAATCACAGAAAACACAGAAGCCACAATAAAAACAACAACCGAACAAATGAATGGTGGTAAAACAACCGAAACGATTACTACTAGAAAAGAGGTAATAAGTCCTTTTACAAATTATAATATCATGGTTTTAGACCAACAGTTCAATCAAAACTCTACAGTAACATTAATTAATACAAATGTTACACGTGATGGTAGGTTTAGAGATGCAAACGTTTCTGCTTTAGATTGGCATCTAGAAACAAAAGATAGTAAATACAATGTAGATGGTTCTTTTAAAATGAGTGCTATTTCCGATGACATTAACAACCCGAATACTGGTTATACTTTTGATACGAGCTTTGGTAAAAACTCTGGGCATTGGAACTGGGAACTGGGCTATAATTTTGAAAACAAAGATTTTAACCCTAATGATTTAGGAATCCTATTTTCTAATGACCAACAAAGTATTTATGGTAGTGCAGGTTGGCGAACACTACACCCTACAACAAAATTTAACAGATATAGTTTCAATTTTTACAATCAAGCAAATTTCCAACATTTCTCGGGGATTTTTACAGGGTATGAAGCAGGTCTTAATGCTAGTGCTCAAACAAAACAACGTTTCACTTTTGGTGGAAACTTAAATTACGGTTCAGAAAATAGAGATTATTTCGAACCAAGGCAAGGAAGCACAAGTGGAATATATTTTAAAAGACCTGAAAAATTAAATGTAGGTGGTTGGATTTCGACAAATTCTCAAAAGAAATTAGAGATAAATGCAGATGCCTATTTTACAGGACATTCAAATCACTCACAAGAAAGTTATGGTTTTGAGGTTACACCTCGTTACCGTTTTACAAATCAGTTTTCTCTACAATACAGCCTAAATTATAACAAAACCGACAATGATCAAGGCTATGTAAGCGAAGATGCTAACAACGTTATTTTTGGTCAAAGAGATAGAAAAAGCTACACAAACACCATTTCGGGTAAATATAATTTTAGTACAAACTCTTCATTATCATTAAGTTTTAGGCATTATTGGAGTGATGTTGCTTACAATGGATATTACAATCTAAATGCTGATGGTTCTCTTTCTAAAAAGGCAAACTACAACGGTAAAGATGTAAATTTTAATAGCTGGAATTTAGATTTGAATTACTTCTGGCAATTTGCTCCAGGAAGTCAATTAATTGTCTTTTATAGAAATTCTATTTTTGATGCTAACAATAAATCGGGTTTAGATTTTTATAAAAACCTAGAAAACCTATTTAATCAACCTAATCAACACACGTTATCTCTAAGATTTGTCTATTTTATAGATTATAACGCTCTAAAAAGTATTTTTTAA